In Bacillus weihaiensis, the genomic stretch TAATTCTAGTTCATTATGAACGATTTTGTAAGGTGCGACTTCACAGCCCGCATTTACAATTGCCGCTTTTTCTGTTTCACGGTCCTGTGTTAAAAGAAGCAGCTTACTTCCTTGTGGTAGATACGCATTCTCTTCTAACCATTTCAATGAATCGTAATCAATATTTTCAAATTCATACGTAATCACATCACTCACACGAGCAAGCTCTTTAATTCCTTGAAGATCATCATACTTCGCTTGAATTTCAATATCTGAGATTTGACCACATGGACAATCCTCTACTGGATCTAACACCGCTATTTTATACCCAAGCTGCCTAGCAGCAATAGCCATCATCCGACCCAATTGACCTCCGCCAATAATCCCAATTGTTTGTCCCGGTAAAATACGTTTAGTCAAGCTCATCACTACTCTCTAACACCTTTGTTCGTACTTCTTCTCTTCTAGTAGTTAATGAATCTGCTAATTTAGAATCTTCAACTGATAGAATCTGAGCCGCTAATAGCCCCGCATTCGTCGCTCCTGCCTTTCCAATCGCAACTGTCGCTACAGGAACACCGCCCGGCATCTGCACAATTGAAAGCAGAGAATCAAGCCCATTTAATGCCTTCGACTGAACGGGTACACCAATGACAGGTAAAGTCGTTTTCGCAGCCACCATTCCTGGCAAATGAGCCGCTCCTCCAGCACCCGCAATAATCACCTTTATCCCTCTATTTCTAGCACTCTCCGCATATTCAAACATATAATCTG encodes the following:
- the purE gene encoding 5-(carboxyamino)imidazole ribonucleotide mutase; the protein is MGSTSDWETMKHACDILDELGVPYEKKVVSAHRTPDYMFEYAESARNRGIKVIIAGAGGAAHLPGMVAAKTTLPVIGVPVQSKALNGLDSLLSIVQMPGGVPVATVAIGKAGATNAGLLAAQILSVEDSKLADSLTTRREEVRTKVLESSDELD